Proteins found in one Deltaproteobacteria bacterium genomic segment:
- a CDS encoding Na/Pi cotransporter family protein, giving the protein MSSFTILSFFGGVMLLLYGMSLAGESMQRLAGARLRSILFAATGNRLRATAVGAAVTALFQSSSATTVMLVGFAGAGLIGLRQTMGVILGADIGTTLTVQIIAFKVYDYAVILVGLGGFLRFVAKGGRLRDTGQSILGFAFVFLALKILIDTFAPLAGDPLLAEVLGGLDRDPLAGVIISTVITALLHSSAATLGLAMTAASSGLMSVEAVVPAVLGANIGTCISAVTSSIGAEVPARRVALAHILFKLCGVAVALPFIGPFAHIVEALSSDPARQIAVAHTLFNIAIAAIFLPFIGPFARLIETMVPDRGRSEKFGPRYLDDIVLSSPSLALGQAAREALRTADIVQEMLRGSLEVLRGDDMELLERVEERDNEVDLLEKEIKLYVARLSRESLSEEQVRRELEILTFINNLENIGDVIDKNLMELARKKINRRLSFSSDGMAEITALHGKVMENFEISVGAFTNSDVELARRLLARKAKFAEMEREMRQAHIDRLRRGLRESIDTSAIHLDVLTNLKRINSYTAGVAYQILEREKGA; this is encoded by the coding sequence ATGTCGTCTTTCACCATACTGAGCTTCTTCGGCGGAGTCATGCTGCTTCTCTACGGCATGAGTCTCGCCGGAGAGAGTATGCAGAGGCTCGCCGGGGCAAGGCTTCGCTCCATCCTCTTCGCCGCCACGGGCAACAGGCTGCGGGCCACCGCCGTGGGCGCCGCGGTGACGGCGCTCTTCCAGAGTTCGAGCGCCACGACGGTCATGCTCGTCGGCTTCGCAGGAGCCGGGCTCATCGGCCTGCGCCAGACCATGGGCGTCATCCTCGGCGCCGACATCGGAACGACCCTGACCGTACAGATAATCGCCTTCAAGGTCTACGACTACGCCGTCATACTCGTGGGTCTGGGCGGATTTCTGAGGTTCGTCGCAAAGGGAGGGCGCCTGCGCGATACGGGGCAGTCGATCCTCGGCTTCGCCTTCGTCTTCCTGGCGCTCAAGATCCTCATCGATACGTTCGCTCCCCTGGCCGGCGATCCCCTTCTCGCCGAGGTGCTCGGGGGTCTTGACAGGGATCCCCTGGCCGGCGTCATCATCTCGACGGTCATTACGGCGCTCCTGCACAGCAGCGCCGCCACCCTGGGGCTTGCCATGACCGCCGCCTCCTCGGGGCTCATGTCCGTCGAGGCCGTCGTCCCCGCCGTCCTGGGCGCCAACATCGGCACCTGCATCAGCGCAGTCACCTCCAGCATCGGCGCCGAGGTCCCGGCCCGTCGCGTGGCACTCGCCCACATCCTCTTCAAGCTCTGCGGCGTCGCAGTCGCGCTGCCCTTCATCGGCCCCTTCGCCCATATCGTCGAGGCGCTCAGCTCCGACCCGGCGCGCCAGATAGCCGTGGCGCACACGCTCTTCAACATAGCCATCGCCGCCATCTTCCTCCCCTTCATCGGCCCCTTTGCAAGGCTCATAGAGACGATGGTCCCCGACAGGGGCCGGAGCGAGAAGTTCGGGCCCCGCTACCTGGACGACATCGTGCTGAGCTCGCCGTCGCTCGCCCTGGGACAGGCGGCCCGTGAGGCCCTGAGGACGGCCGATATCGTCCAGGAGATGCTCAGGGGCTCGCTCGAGGTGCTGCGCGGCGACGACATGGAGCTTCTCGAAAGGGTCGAGGAGCGCGACAACGAGGTGGACCTTCTCGAAAAGGAGATCAAGCTCTACGTGGCGAGGCTCTCGCGCGAGTCCCTCTCGGAGGAGCAGGTCCGCCGGGAGCTCGAGATACTGACGTTCATCAACAACCTCGAGAACATAGGCGACGTGATAGACAAGAACCTCATGGAGCTTGCCCGCAAGAAGATAAACCGCCGCCTCAGTTTTTCGAGCGACGGCATGGCCGAGATAACGGCGCTTCATGGAAAGGTCATGGAGAACTTCGAGATCTCCGTCGGCGCCTTCACCAACAGCGACGTGGAGCTTGCCCGCAGGCTGCTGGCCCGCAAGGCGAAGTTCGCGGAGATGGAGCGCGAGATGCGCCAGGCCCACATCGACAGGCTGCGCCGCGGGCTCAGGGAATCGATCGACACGAGCGCCATACACCTCGACGTGCTGACAAACCTGAAACGCATCAACTCCTATACGGCCGGCGTAGCCTACCAGATACTGGAGCGCGAAAAGGGCGCATAA
- a CDS encoding DUF302 domain-containing protein, with the protein MARYGIIKTLELDYEEAIDKVKEALAKEGFGVLTEIDVKATLKKKLDKDFRRYMILGACNPNYAHTALTIETAIGLLMPCNVIVYENDEGGSTVGALDPAVAFSVIDNPALAQLAKEVRDKLESVINSL; encoded by the coding sequence ATGGCGAGATACGGCATAATCAAGACCCTGGAGCTGGATTACGAAGAGGCCATAGACAAGGTCAAGGAGGCGCTCGCCAAGGAAGGCTTCGGCGTGCTCACCGAGATAGATGTGAAGGCGACGCTCAAAAAGAAGCTCGACAAGGATTTCAGGCGCTACATGATCCTCGGCGCCTGCAACCCCAACTACGCCCACACGGCGCTCACCATCGAGACGGCCATAGGTCTGCTCATGCCCTGTAACGTCATCGTCTACGAAAACGACGAGGGAGGCTCCACCGTAGGGGCCCTCGACCCGGCCGTCGCCTTCAGCGTCATCGACAATCCCGCGCTCGCCCAACTGGCCAAGGAAGTGCGCGACAAGCTCGAAAGCGTCATAAACTCTCTCTGA
- a CDS encoding PDZ domain-containing protein: MTKIRLLLAAAAVVAVAAAGAPVLACSDGGCDMEGRAAMDAHVMDAPIGGAERAQRPWLGVEVQELTKELADALENAGIKGILVSNVLASSPAEAAGLEKGDIIVRLNGEEVSGVGQFVSAIRGASVGDEIELEVRRGDDNVALTARLGRAPGAAASGGHGGRYSAMGRSGLEKPCPKHRPAAGDGGRKGGGSGCRAQKAEQGCCGQGRSGGCCAAAVKGCCGGRQKAAGCPKEKGPAAGHAMLFARAVKELGLSDEQREKATELIFAYKKRAVRMEADIKVAELELRETTLKDEVDLDKVRAILSEIESKRTSLRLYRYRSMEDFKNILTDEQRRDFRKLYSAHGAAHGAMGAAGGGGGCAKASRR, encoded by the coding sequence GTGACGAAGATACGGCTTTTGCTCGCCGCGGCGGCAGTGGTTGCGGTCGCGGCCGCCGGGGCCCCGGTCCTGGCGTGCAGTGACGGCGGGTGTGACATGGAGGGCCGGGCGGCCATGGACGCCCACGTGATGGACGCCCCCATCGGCGGGGCTGAAAGGGCCCAGAGGCCCTGGCTCGGCGTGGAGGTCCAGGAGCTCACAAAGGAGCTCGCCGACGCGCTCGAGAACGCCGGCATAAAGGGCATACTCGTCTCCAACGTCCTGGCCTCGAGCCCGGCGGAGGCCGCGGGGCTCGAGAAGGGCGACATCATAGTAAGGCTCAACGGCGAGGAAGTTTCGGGGGTAGGCCAGTTCGTCTCGGCCATAAGGGGCGCTTCGGTGGGCGACGAGATCGAGCTCGAGGTGCGCCGCGGCGACGATAACGTGGCGCTGACGGCCCGCCTCGGCCGGGCCCCCGGAGCCGCGGCCTCGGGGGGCCACGGCGGACGCTATTCCGCCATGGGCCGCTCCGGTCTCGAAAAGCCCTGTCCCAAGCATCGGCCGGCCGCCGGGGACGGCGGCCGCAAGGGCGGGGGATCGGGCTGCCGCGCACAGAAGGCCGAGCAGGGCTGCTGCGGGCAGGGCCGGTCCGGGGGCTGTTGTGCGGCGGCCGTGAAGGGATGCTGCGGCGGCCGGCAGAAGGCCGCCGGGTGTCCGAAGGAGAAAGGCCCGGCCGCCGGCCACGCCATGCTCTTTGCCAGGGCCGTAAAGGAACTCGGCCTCAGCGACGAACAGCGTGAAAAGGCGACGGAGCTCATCTTCGCCTACAAGAAGAGAGCCGTGAGGATGGAGGCCGATATAAAGGTCGCCGAGCTGGAGCTGCGCGAGACGACGCTAAAGGACGAGGTGGACCTCGACAAGGTGCGGGCCATCCTGAGCGAGATCGAATCCAAGCGCACGTCGCTGCGGCTTTACAGGTACAGGAGCATGGAGGATTTCAAGAATATCCTCACCGACGAGCAGCGCAGGGACTTCAGGAAGCTCTATTCCGCTCACGGAGCCGCTCACGGAGCCATGGGCGCCGCGGGCGGCGGGGGCGGGTGCGCCAAGGCGTCCCGCCGCTGA